A single genomic interval of Gossypium raimondii isolate GPD5lz chromosome 11, ASM2569854v1, whole genome shotgun sequence harbors:
- the LOC105801234 gene encoding uncharacterized protein LOC105801234, with protein MTYLDAVRNFPRPPQRRYDPYANTYIPGWKDHHNLSYGANSWYNQPYQNLIPQQPRDLCTSLETMINKLAANMLDFQQKTESIRELTTSIEKMNSQGKLLSQTEPNPRQHANALTLRSGKVLKPNPGRLNQHRRGKEEKEILEAFRNVEINISLLDAIKQISRYAKFLKELCTNKRKLIGNKRVSVGASAVRVVNISLADMSIVHPEVVFEDILVKVNRLIFPADFYVIKMEEDNALGSSDILLGRPFLNIANTKIDVRSRTLTMEYDGEIDLFVNVNELLAPMDTKLLPSVV; from the exons ATGACCTATTTAGATGCTGTGAGAAATTTTCCTAGACCACCTCAAAGGCGATATGACCCTTATGCTAATACTTATATCCCAGGGTGGAAAGATCATCACAACTTGAGTTACGGAGCTAACTCATGGTACAACCAGCCATACCAAAACTTGATTCCACAACAGCCGCGAGATTTATGTACCTCTCTAGAAACCATGATCAATAAATTAGCAGCTAATATGCTTGATTTTCAACAGAAAACTGAGTCTATAAGAGAATTAACTACATCAATTGAGAAAATGAACTCACAAGGAAAGTTGCTGTCACAAACGGAACCTAACCCAAGACAACACGCAAATGCACTGACGTTGCGAAGTGGAAAAGTACTAAAACCAAATCCTG GACGATTGAACCAACATAGGAGAGGTAAGGAGGAAAAAGAGATCCTCGAAGCATTTAGAAATGTCGAGATCAACATATCGTTGCTAGATGCCATCAAACAAATTTCGCGATATGCCAAGTTCCTTAAGGAGCTTTGCACCAACAAACGAAAATTGATTGGAAATAAAAGAGTAAGTGTTGGTGCATCTGCggttaggg TTGTTAACATTTCATTAGCAGACATGTCTATTGTGCATCCTGAAGTAGTCTTTGAGGACATATTAGTGAAAGTCAACAGACTTATCTTTCCTGCAGACTTTTATGTGATAAAAATGGAAGAGGATAATGCTCTTGGGTCTTCAGACATCTTGTTGGGGCGACCTTTCCTTAATATTGCAAATACTAAGATTGACGTGCGTAGCAGAACCCTCACGATGGAGTACGACGGGGAGATC GATCTATTTGTGAATGTTAATGAATTATTGGCTCCTATGGATACTAAACTTCTACCTTCTGTTGTGTAG